A section of the Meles meles chromosome 8, mMelMel3.1 paternal haplotype, whole genome shotgun sequence genome encodes:
- the LOC123949892 gene encoding olfactory receptor 51A7-like, giving the protein MFALNTSEVEISTFLLIGIPGLEHVHIWVSIPICFMYLLAILGNCTILFFIKTEPSLHEPMYYFLSMLALSDLGLSFSSLPSMLRIFLFNAMEISADACIAQEFFIHGFTDMESSVLLIMSFDRFLAIRNPLRYSSILTSSRVLHIGLIFAIKSILLVLPLPFTLKRLRYCNKRLLSHSYCLHQDVMKLACSDNRVNFYYGLFVALCMMSDSVFIAVSYVFILKTVLGIASHGERLKALNTCVSHFCAVLIFYVPIITLATMHRFAKHKSPLAMILIADAFLLVPPLMNPIVYCVKTQQIRVKVLEKLSLKSK; this is encoded by the coding sequence ATGTTTGCTCTCAATACCTCAGAAGTTGAAATCTCCACCTTCCTATTGATTGGGATCCCAGGTCTTGAGCATGTGCACATTTGGGTCTCCATCCCCATCTGTTTCATGTACCTCCTGGCCATCCTGGGCAACTGCACCATCCTCTTTTTCATCAAGACAGAGCCTTCCCTTCATGAGCCAATGTACTATTTCCTCTCCATGCTGGCCCTATCTGACTTGGGcttgtctttctcttctcttccctccatgCTGAGGATCTTCTTGTTCAATGCTATGGAGATTTCTGCTGATGCGTGTATTGCCCAGGAATTTTTCATCCATGGATTCACAGACATGGAATCTTCGGTGCTTCTGATCATGTCCTTTGATCGCTTTCTAGCCATTCGCAACCCCCTGAGGTACAGCTCCATTCTTACCAGCTCCAGAGTTTTGCATATCGGACTGATATTTGCTATCAAAAGCATTCTACtagttcttcctcttcctttcactttAAAGAGACTCAGGTACTGTAATAAACGCCTGCTCTCACATTCCTATTGCCTCCACCAGGATGTCATGAAACTGGCCTGCTCTGACAATAGGGTTAACTTTTACTATGGTCTGTTTGTTGCACTCTGCATGATGTCAGACAGCGTGTTCATTGCGGTTTCCTATGTCTTCATCCTGAAGACCGTATTGGGTATTGCATCCCATGGGGAGCGACTTAAAGCTCTTAATACTTGCGTGTCCCACTTCTGTGCTGTGCTTATCTTCTATGTGCCCATCATCACTTTGGCTACCATGCATCGCTTTGCCAAGCATAAATCCCCCTTGGCTATGATTCTGATAGCTGATGCATTCTTGTTGGTACCGCCTTTAATGAACCCCATTGTGTATTGTGTAAAAACTCAGCAGATTAGAGTAAAAGTCTTGGAAAAACTGAGTCTAAAGTCTAAATGA
- the LOC123949478 gene encoding olfactory receptor 51F2 translates to MLALNNTHVQPVTFFLTGIPGLRTAQVWISIPFCLLYVIALSGNSMILFVVLREQNLHEPMYYFLSMLSATDLSLSLCTLSTTLGVFWFEAREITLNACIAQMFFLHGFTFMESGVLLAMAFDRFVAICNPLRYTTVLTNARIAQIGMSILVRNIAVMLPVVLFVKKLSFCSAVVLSHSYCYHVDLIQLSCTDNRINSILGLFALFSTTGFDCPCILLSYVLIIRSVLSIASSEGRQKAFNTCISHISAVAIFYIPLISLSLVHRYGHSAPPFVHTIMANVFLLVPPVLNPIIYSVKTKQIRKAITKVLIQKQQQI, encoded by the coding sequence ATGTTGGCCCTCAATAATACCCATGTTCAACCTGTGACCTTCTTCCTGACGGGCATCCCAGGGCTGAGAACAGCCCAGGTTTGGATCTCCATCCCTTTTTGTCTCCTGTATGTCATCGCCCTCTCTGGGAACAGCATGATCTTATTTGTGGTCCTCCGTGAGCAAAACCTCCATGAACCCATGTATTATTTCCTCTCTATGCTTTCAGCCACAGACCTGAGCTTATCCCTGTGCACCCTTTCCACTACCCTTGGTGTCTTCTGGTTTGAAGCTCGAGAAATCACCTTAAATGCCTGCATTGCCCAGATGTTCTTTCTCCATGGATTTACTTTCATGGAGTCTGGGGTTCTGCTGGCCATGGCCTTTGATCGTTTTGTAGCCATCTGCAATCCACTGAGATACACCACTGTTCTCACCAATGCCAGGATTGCCCAGATTGGGATGAGCATACTGGTAAGAAACATTGCTGTCATGTTACCAGTGGTGCTCTTTGTTAAGAAGCTGTCCTTCTGCAGTGCTGTAGTCCTTTCACATTCTTACTGCTACCATGTTGATCTCATTCAACTCTCATGCACAGACAATAGAATCAACAGCATCCTCGGTCTATTTGCACTTTTCTCCACAACAGGGTTTGACTGCCCTTGCATCTTGCTCTCCTATGTACTGATCATCCGATCTGTTCTCAGCATTGCCTCCTCAGAGGGGCGACAAAAAGCCTTCAACACCTGCATATCCCACATCAGTGCTGTTGCTATCTTCTACATACCCCTCATCAGCTTGTCCCTTGTCCATCGCTATGGCCACTCAGCACCTCCATTTGTCCACACCATCATGGCGAATGTCTTCCTTCTCGTTCCTCCTGTGCTCAACCCTATCATCTACAGTGTGAAGACTAAACAGATTCGAAAGGCTATTACCAAGGTCTTAATTCAGAAGCAGCAACAAATCTAA
- the LOC123949495 gene encoding olfactory receptor 52R1-like, protein MMLASENSSSQPVFFILLGIPGLENYQFWIAFPFCAMYLVAIVGNIIVLKIVRTDHTLHEPMYLFLAMLAVTDLALSSSTQPKMLAILWFHAHEIEYHACLIQVFFIHAFSSVESGLLMAMALDRYVAICLPLHHSTVLTPAVVGKLGAAVMMRGLLWVSPFCFMVSRMPFCTNHVIPQSYCEHMAVLKLVCADTRVNRAYGLFVAFSVVGFDIIVIGISYVMILRTVLRLPSEEARLKAFGTCASHICVILAFYIPALFTFLTHRFGHHVPRVVHVMFANLYLLVPPMLNPIIYGVRTKQIRDRVIQGCCGKDP, encoded by the coding sequence ATGATGCTGGCTTCAGAAAATAGTTCTTCACAACCTGTGTTCTTCATCCTACTTGGGATTCCAGGACTTGAGAATTACCAATTTTGGATTGCCTTTCCATTTTGTGCCATGTATCTTGTGGCTATAGTTGGCAATATCATTGTCCTTAAAATAGTCCGAACTGACCACACTCTGCATGAGCCCATGTACCTCTTCCTAGCCATGCTGGCTGTCACTGACCTGGCCCTTTCCTCTTCCACCCAACCTAAAATGCTGGCTATACTCTGGTTTCATGCTCATGAGATTGAATACCATGCCTGCCTCATCCAGGTGTTCTTCATCCACGCCTTTTCTTCTGTGGAGTCTGGGTTGCTCATGGCTATGGCCTTGGACCGTTATGTGGCTATCTGCTTACCACTCCATCACTCTACTGTCCTGACCCCAGCTGTGGTGGGTAAACTGGGGGCAGCTGTGATGATGAGAGGGTTGCTGTGGGTGAGTCCCTTCTGCTTCATGGTGTCCAGGATGCCCTTCTGCACCAACCATGTCATTCCCCAGTCATACTGTGAGCACATGGCTGTGCTAAAGCTGGTGTGTGCAGATACCAGAGTCAATCGTGCATATGGGCTCTTTGTGGCCTTCTCTGTGGTTGGCTTTGACATAATTGTCATTGGTATATCCTATGTGATGATTTTGAGAACTGTTCTGAGGTTGCCCTCTGAGGAAGCCCGGCTCAAGGCTTTTGGCACATGTGCTTCCCATATCTGTGTCATCTTGGCTTTTTATATCCCAGCCCTCTTTACCTTCCTCACCCACCGCTTTGGACATCATGTGCCCCGAGTGGTACATGTCATGTTTGCTAATCTCTATCTCCTGGTACCTCCCATGCTCAACCCCATCATCTATGGAGTGAGAACGAAGCAGATCAGGGACAGGGTTATTCAAGGATGTTGTGGAAAAGATCCCTGA